AAAGTCTCAAACTCTTCATATTCAACAGTTTTATTTGTATAATAATCTAAGATTTCTTCTTCACTTTTTAAAGCTTCGAATCCAAATTTTTCAATTAAAACACTTGCTAATTTATATTCACTTATTGTGTTTTCTTTTGGGTTTTCAATAGCATTTGAAATAGCTTTATATTCATGTCCATAAGACAATCTTACATCAGCTTTTGATAAAAAAGAAGAAGCAGGAATTATTAAATCTGCATACTCACAAGTATCGTTGTATGTTGTTGTAAAACAAACTACAAAGCTATTTTTTAAACCTTCGATTACAGCTTTAGTATTTGGTGCAGAAACAACAGGATTAGCTCCTTGAATGAAAACTAAATCATAAGAAGAAAAATCAACTTGCGCAACTGATACTTTTTTATTTTTTATAGAGCTTTTAACTTTAAATTGATTTTCATATCCATGTGAAGAGTTACTTAAATACCAAACACCACCTGCTTGCTTTTTATGAACACCTAAGTATGCAGCTAGTGAGTCAATACATCTCATAATCTGTGCACCTTCAAAGTACTTTTGAACTCCAAGTCCTACAACAAATGATACTTTTTTGTTTTCAATTAATTCAAAAAACTGGTTTACTAAAGCTAAGGATACTCCTGTTGTTGCTTCATAAGAAACTACAGGTCTATTTCTAGTAATATCAAAAAACCACTCTGCGCCTTCGCTGTGTTCTTCTAAGAATTCTTCATCTTCAATATCTTGCATATTTGCAAAACGAGTTAATAAAAGTGCTAACTCGTAATCAGTTTTTGGATTAATCTGCATATGTATGTCAGATTTCTTTGCAATATCAGTTTTAATTGGATCAATTGTTATAAATGTTTTATCTTTTACAAGATTATACATATGAGATGAAGTAACAGAAAAGTTTCTTCCCCAAACAACAATCACATCAGAGTCAATAAGCTTTTGAATTGGAGGGTTTACTATACTTCCTCTTCCTTGTTCAATTCCTAAGCCACCTCCTCCATCACACAAACTTCCTTTTGTTAAAGTTGAACCATATTGTGTGAAAAAGTTTTTAACAGCAGCTTGCATTTTTCCTAAGTTACCACTTCCTTCATAAAAAAGTGTTTTAGATGCATCATTATCTTTTAATTTTGCACTTAAAACTTCAAGAGATTCTTCTAATGAAATATCTTCATTATTAAACTTAGGACTTTGATGATAATCTTCTTTTAATAGCTGTGCAAAGTTAACACATAACTTTGAATTAGTAGTAAAGTGTTCTTTTGAACCTTTGATATTCTCATCAATAATTTCAGCTTGACAGGCATCATAACAATCTAATGGACATGCTACTTTTTTATTTGAATTCAATTTTTACTAACCTTGAAAAAGTATCAATATTAGATACTAGTAATTGTATTTTATATGAAGAGATATGTTGTGAATCTGCAATAGTATAAATCTTATTTATTTTTACATCTGATTTTTTTCCATCAAGATAAATAGCTTTTTCTTTTAAGTTTTCAACTTCATTTATTGGAACATAAAATTCTAATTTTGCTTTTGATAAATCTTTTGATTCATATAATAAAGTTCCAGGAGTTACATAATCACCTTGTTTTACTGCTATATTTGAAATATAATTTGACTTTTCAATTAATTTTTTATTTTTAATTGTATCTTTTAAATTCTCTATTTGTATAGTCATATCAGCTTTTGAAGATTTCAAGTTTATAACTTTTAATTTTTGAGTATCTTTTTCAAAAGCAGACTTTGAAGAAACTTTATTTAATCTTTTATAATTATTATTTTCAATTGCAATCATATCATTTATGTATTTTAATTTATTTCTAGATTGAGATAAATCCATCTTATTAACTTTTGAATCAATTTCTATAATTACAGAATTATTTGCTTTTGAACCTTCAATTTTTGTATTTGAAAAAACAACTTTTCCTGAAACTGCAGATTTAACTGTGTAACTTTCAATTGGCTCTAATTTTGCATAATATTCACCTGCAATTAAACTATTAACTAATATAAAACAAAATATAAATATTTTCATGTACTTTTTCCTTATAATTTCAATTCTTTTAATTTTTTGATAATCTCTTTTTTAATTATCTTAATATCTTTTTGTTCTTCTAATTTAAAGATTAACTCATCTAAAGAAGAATTTATCTTTATATAAACTGCTAATATTTTTAATAATTCATCTTTGGTATTTGAGCTTTTTACTTTTTTTATTAAAGATGTTTCATTAGATTTATTTATTCGTTTATAATTTATAACATAGAAATATAAACCTAGTATTAACATTCCTACAATAATACCCAAAGTGAAGAAAATTATTCTATCTTTTTGTGAAGTTTTTTCTACTATTTTTATTACTTGTTTTTCTTTTACTTCTTTTTTAGCTTTTTGTAATAGTTCTACTTTTTTAATTTCATTATTTTTTTCTACTACAATATTTATTTCATCACTATATTTCGAAATAACTTGCTCTAAATCTTTATCAAAGTATTCTATTTTAATTTTAGGAATTGTTATAGAATCATTTGGAATAATTGAAAAAACTTTTGTATAAGTGCCTTTGTATTTACCATCTTCATATTTAGCTTTAATTTTGGGTTTATTATCATAAATTGTAGTATTTTTGATATTTAACTTTATATCTTTAATATCTTCAATATTACCATTTCCAGTAATTACTAACTTATATGATATAGCTTCACCTTGTTTTACTTTACTTTTATCAACACTAGCTTTTATATCAAACTTACCAATTAAATTTGTATTTGATGGTAATTTCTTTACATTAAACTCTAATTCATTAGAATATATTTTTATATTTGAGCTAGTATTTGAAAATAATGAATAGGAATTACTTGCATCAATTATTTGTGCATTAATTTTTAAAGGATTTACTTTTAAGATTCCTTCTTTTAAAGGAAATAACAAGAAGTTTAATTCTTGAACAATAAATCCATTCTCTTCATATTGTTTTGTGTTTGGTAATTGTTTGTACCAAAAATTATCAAAGTTTGGTTTTTCAAAAGATAAATCAACAATATTTGAATTCTTTTTATATTTAAAAACAACAGTTAAAACAAAGTTTTCACTTACATATAAATCTTTGTTATTTGTCTTTAAGCTCAAGTCAAATATTGGTGAAACAGTTTTTTGTGAATTTTTTAAAGTGATTTTTTGACTTTTAGTAAAAAATTCTTTTCCATCAATAATAAACTTTAAACTTGGAAATTCAAAATCTTTTGAAGGATATAATGAATATATTTTTCTAATACTTCTTGTAATTTTATTGTTAATTATATTCGTAGAAGTAGATGAAGATATCTCTTGAACACTATATGAATTTATAGTATCTAGTTTTGGCATTTTTATATCATTTGCACTTATTGTTAATGAAAAAACTAAAGGCTCACCTTTTATTACTTCTTTTGGCAAACTTAACTCAACATTAGAAAACAGTGAAATGATAAATATTGATGATAAAAACAAAAATCTAATTATTAACATGGCTAAAAGTCTAGTGTTCCTTCAATTGCAAAGTTAGCTTTTGAATCAAGTTCAGCATGAGATAATACTGTAATTTGTAAGCCAAATTTTTCATATATTTCGGAAATTCTTTTTCTTAATACTGGATCTACAACCATAGTAACTTTTGAGAAACCTTTTACTTCAATTTGGTCTACTAGTTCTTTTGTTTTAGTAACAAGATTATTAATTTCAGCAATTGAAAGTAAAAGTTGAGAAACTCCATGTTGTTCTTGTAATTTACCAATAAATTGCTGTTCAAGTTCTGGTTTTATAGTAATAATATGTAAAACTCCATCAGCATCTTTAAACTTATCTGTAATTAATCTAAACAGTTTTGATCTTACATGTTCTAGCAATACATCTGGTGCTTTTGTAAATTCTGCGATATCAGCAATTGCTTCAACAATTGTAAGCATATCAACAATTGGAATTTTCTCATGTAATAAGTCTTTACAAACTTTTAATAAAGCACCATAAGAAGTAACTTTCATAGCTTCTTCTATTACTATAGGGAAGTCTTTTTTAAGTCCATCTATAATATTAACGATATCTTGTCTTGTAATAATATCTTCAGCATGTTTTTTAATTATTTCAGAAATATGCGTTGAAATAATTGTAGGTGCATCAACAACTGTGAAACCTTTCATTAAAGCTTCTTCTTTTAAACTAGGACTAATCCATGTGGCTTCTAAATTAAATACAGGTTCTTTTACCTTTAAACCTTGTAATTTTTCATTTCCTAAACCACCCATTGCAAGAAGCTTTTCTATTTCAACTTTTCCACTTACAAGTGGTATTCTTTTTAAGAATAATCTATATTCATTTGGTGCTAGTGTTGCATCATCTGAAATTCTAATTTGTGGAATTACAAAACCTAACTCAGTAGCAATTGTTTTTCTAATTGCTTTAATTTTATCTAATAATTCTGAGTTACCTTGAACTAATTGTAAAAGCCTAATTCCAAGTTTTAATTCTAAAACTTCAAGTTTCATTATTGTTTCAATAGTTTGCTCTTCATTAGGAACAGCAGCTTTTTTCTTTCTATCTTTTAATACGTCAATATTATCATCAACTTTTGCTTTTGCATTTTCAGGTTTGAAAAATCTAGTTACAGCATTATCTTTTTCATTATTTATCATATCAATTGTGTACCCAATAAATACTAATAATAATCCCATAACAATCAAAATCCCAGAAGGAAAACCAGGTATTAATGAGAATAAAACCATTCCAATACCAACTAAAATTAAAGACTTACTATCTTTGATTAATTGATTAATTGATTGATTTGCAAACTTATCTTCATCCATATTTGAACGAGTAATAATAATAGCTGTTGCAGTTGAAAGAATAAGTGCAGGAATTTGAGCAACTAATCCATCACCAATTGTTAAAATTGTATAAATTTCACCACTTTGTGCAGCTGTCATATCATGTTGAAATAATCCAATTAGCAAACCACCAACAAGGTTTACTAAAGTAATTATAATACCAGCAACAGCATCACCTTTTACGAACTTAGAAGACCCATCCATAGCTCCATAAAAGTTAGCTTCAGAAATTAGCTCTTTTCTTCTTTGCTGTGCTTGTTTATCATCTATAAATCCTGCATTTAAATCAGCATCAATAGCCATTTGCTTACCAGGCATAGAATCAAGTGTAAATCTAGCAGTTACCTCAGCAACCCTTGTAGCACCTTTTGTAACAACCATAAAGTTAATAAGTACAAGAATAATAAAAATAATAACACCAATAACCATATTTCCACCAACAACAAAATCCCCAAAGGCCGAAATAATGGAACTAACTGCATCAGGACCATTATGCCCTTCGCTTAAAATGGACCTTGTAGTTGCAATATTTAAAGAAAGCCTAAATAACGCTAATATTAAAATAATGGTAGGAAAAGTAGTAAGGTCTGCAGGTTTTTGTATATATAAAGAAATAAGTAAAATTAACAATGATAAAGACAAAGAGATTATTAGAAAAAAATCTAATATTCCCTTTGATAAAGGAACAATAATAATTGTTAAAATTGCTACAAATAATGCAACAATGAATAAATCTTTACTTAAAAACTTTCTTAAATTCATATACTATTTTTGTCTAACTAGTTAAGAAAGTTTGTCAAAGATAATTCATTTGTTCTTTGTATTGTAGAATATAAAGATGTATATGTTAATTCTAAAGCAGCTGATTCAATAGCTAATTTAGTTAAATCAGCTGCTCCAACTTCTTGAGATAATATTGTATATTGTGTTAATTTAGAAGTAACTCTCTCAAGAGAAATTTCAAACATTTGATTTTTTGAACCAAGTTCTGAATGAGCAAGATTTAATGCATCATAAGATTCAGAAAATTTTTCTTGATTTTCAGATAATAAAGCATCTCTAGTATCATCATCAATTGCATTTCCATCTGAATCAACTTTGTTTAATGTATTTACTAAATCATCTATTAAATCAAAGATATTTGAACGTGCTTCAAATTTTGTTCCAGAATCAGAGCCTATATCATTTATAGTATAAGTAGGAGGAGTTAATCCATCATTACTATCTACTGCTTTTGAAGCAACTGAAGTATCAACAGTGCCATCTTTTTTCAACATTTCTATGTCAGTTTTAGCTGCATTTAACTTCCAAATATCACCATTTTCATCAATAATTGTATCTGCTTCTTTAAAATTTAAAGTTTCTCCAGATAGTGCTGTGCTTGAAGGATAAGTCATTACGTCATAGCCATTTACACCACGTTCTCTATATGAACCATCATCAACTGAAATTTTTCTTGCTATATTATTACCTTCATATGTAACATTACCATCAGAATCTTTTGTAAACGGAATCACTGATGAGTCTGAACCAGCAAATAAATATTCACCTTCAACTTGTGTATTAGCTAAATCAAAAAGATTTTCTTTTATACCAGCTAAATTTAGAGCAATCGCTTTTTTACCTTCATCACTTGTTGTATCAGTATTAGCTTTTATTATTTCTGTTTTAGCCAACTCAAAAAGTGCTTTCATTTCACCTATTGTTGAATCTGAAACATTATTTTGAGCAGTTGTTCTTTCTATTTGAGTTTGAATACCTTCGTATGTTCTAATTCTATCATCTATATATATTTCTCTAGAATATAAAGATGAATCTTCACTACCCTTGTCTATTACTTTTCCTGTAGACAGTTGATATGATATTCTAGTTTGTTCTGCGTTTAAATTAGATAATCTATATAGTGTTTGTTCTGTTTGATTAATCATTGTAAAACCTTTCTAAACATTGATACGATTTCATTAAAATCATATTTTTCATCAGTTCCCTGAATTAAAAATTCTCTTATTTGTTCTTTTTTAGCCATTGCATTATCAAGTTCAGGATCCATTCCCGCTTTATATGCTCCAACACGAACTAAAACTTCGTTTTCTTTTATTAACGATAATACTCTTTTTAACTTTAAAAAGTCATTATAATGCTCTTTATCAACTACTTTGTCCATTACTCTTGATGCAGATTTAAGTAAATTAATAGGAGGATAAAATCCTTGTTCTGTTAATTCTCTAGTTAATACAATGTGCCCATCAAGAATAGATCTACTTTGATCTGCAATTGGATCATTCATATCATCACCATCAACTAAAACAGTAAAAAATGCTGTAATTGAGCCTTTTTGATTATTCCCTGCTCTTTCCATTAATTGAGGTAATAAAGAAAATACTGAAGGTGGATAACCACGACTTACAGGAGGTTCACCAGTACTTAGTCCTATTTCTCTTTGAGCCATTGCAAATCTTGTAACTGAATCCATCATAAGTAATACATCATGACCTTTATCTCTAAAAAACTCTGCAACTGCCATAGCTGTAAAAGCTCCATATTTTCTCATTAATGCTGATTCATCAGAAGTTGCTGCAATTATTACAGTGTTTTCTAATTTATTGTCCAAGTTATAATGTATAAACTCAGGAATTTCTCTTCCTCTTTCCCCAATTAGTGCAACAACTTTTATTTGTGCCTCACAACCTTTTACAATCATTCCCATTAATGTAGATTTACCAACACCAGAACCTGCAAAAATACCAACTTTTTGACCTTTTCCAGAAGTTAGCATTGAATCAATTGATTTAACTCCTGTTGAAAATCTATCACCTATTATTCCACGTTCAAGGGGAGGCATTGATAGTTTATTAATTGCAGAAGTTTCTTCTAAATCTTTAATTTTCCCACCGTTATCAATAGGTTCACCTAAAGCATTTACAACCCTACCTAAAAGTCCATAACCACACTTAATAGATAGACCTTCTTTTTGTAAATACACTTTGTCATATATTCTAAACCCTTCAATAAAAGAAAAAGGAACAATAGTAAAATCATCATTAGAAATTGATGCCACCATTCCTAAAACTGTGTAAAGATGCTGAACAGATTCAATTTTTACAATATCACCAACAGCTACTTCTAATCCTGTTGCTGTAATTGTAGTTGTGGAAATATTTTTTATTCTTCCAAATGCAATTGAAAGATTTGTTGAATCAATATTATTAATTAAATTTTCAATATCCATTACATCTCATCACACATTTTTTTATAAAGACTTTCATTTGTATCTTTTACATCTTTACACTTAATAATATACTCATCTTGTTTTATTTTATTTCCTAATGCTTCGTATAATTTTAGAATATCATAATAAATTTTAACTTCATCATTTGGCTTTAATCTTCTTGTATTATCTTTACCTTCTAATAAATAATTAATCGATTCTTGTAATTGATTAGTATCTTTTGAAATTTTTGATAACTCCATTTCAACAAAAGGAGAATAAATATTTGCTTTTAATTCTTTTTGTTTTAAATATAATTTATTTAAAATTTCTTTTGCTTTATTTGTATCATCTTTCTTTAGTAAATATAAATAATAATCATAATAAAAATCTACAATTATTGGATTATTTTTATTTAATTCAATAAAATTTATGTTTCTATTTGCGTAAGAAAAGAACTTATCTAAAGATAAACCATCACCTTTTGATTTAAGTATTTGATATCTATATAAAAATTCTTTTGCTAAAACATCTTGATTATCAACCATTTCAACTTTTGCAGAATAATCAAGTGCTTCATCACTTAAACCTAAAGAATAAGCCATTCTTTCTAAATATAAGTATATATTTGGATCTCTACTTGTGTTAAAAGTATCTTTAACCTGTAAATATCCTCTTTCATAAGGTACTTCAATAAGACATTCAAAAAATTTATATTTTATAGTTTCATCTTCTATTAATTTTTCTAAAGTTTCATTTCTTGAAGTTTTTAATGCTTTATTTAATTCAAAACATTTCCCCGTATTTAAAAAATTTTTAATCATTTCAATATTTACTTCATCAAATATTGATTCAATTGATTTATACCCAAATCTTTTTGCTATTGTATTTGAAATTTTATTATAAACTTTTTTTGAACGCATTATAAGTTTATATTTTTTGTCTTCCTTATCATTTATAAGCTCTTGGAGTAATGCTTTTTGTTGCATAGCTTCAGATGATTTATATTTAGCCGCAATTACAGAAGGTTTAACTCTTCCTTGCCTCATAAGAATTTCATCAATAAACATTTTAGATCTTTTGGCATAAGCACCCTGTGCATAATCATTTATAATATCTTTATATAACTCTTTTGCTTTTTCCAAATAAAAATTTGTTCTATCATACATAAGCATATAAGTATTTGCTAACTTATATTTAAAGTCTTCAATAGATTCTTCTTTAGAAGTTTTATTTAATAACTCTTTTAAAATTTCAACTGCATGTTCTGGCATATCTGATTTTATTAATTTAGTGATTTTTTGGTTTGCTAAATATGAATCGTTAGCATAGTATTCAATATTGCTTTTTAAAACATTAGAAATCAAGTTATTTGCTTTCTCAAAATCTTTATTATCAATATAGACATCAAAAAGTTCATCTGCAACAATTGTAGCAATTAACTTATCATTAGTTTTTGCCAAAATAGAATATAATATTTTTATTGACCTATCATAAGCTCTTTGATATTTATATACTTTTGCTAATTGAATTTTTCCATAAGTCTTTGTAATTTCATCTTCAAAGTTATTTATAATTATTTGCGCAAAATATTTAGCATCTTTAGTTTTATTAATCTTTAATTTTAATTCAACTAAAAGCATATATGCTTTTGCTAAATCAAATTGATTTAATGAAGATGTGTTTATTGCATTTTCAAGCAGTTTTGAAGCTTCAAGTGAAAATCTTTTTGATTCTTTTTTTAATGACAATTCAGAATAAAGAATTATTAAGTCAGAACTTAAAACATTAATTTTATTTTTTTCTTTATAATCTTTTATAAGTGAATAAGCTTCATCAATTTTACCATCACGAGCAAGTAGTTTAGCATTTTCTATTATATCAAAGCCATCACTAATTGTTTGCTTTCTTTTTTCAGAAATTTGAGCACCAGAAGAATTTATAAAACTATAATAGAAATCTTTTTTGGCATAAAGAGTATTTAATAATATAAATAAAAGTATAAAAATTCTCAAACTCTACCTCTTCTTTTTTAATTCATACACATAAGAAAATATTTCAGCTAAAGCCTTATAAAATCCACTTGGTATTTCTTGTTCTAATTCTATTTGTTCATGTAATGCACGAGCAAGTGCTGGGTTTTCTATAATTGGTATATTATTTTCTTTTGCAATATCTTTTATTTTTACCGCAATAAAATCAATACCTTTTGCAATCATTTTAGGTGCAGAATCAACTTCATTATCATATTTTAAAGCAATTGCATAATGTGTTGGGTTAGTGATTACTACATCTGCATCAGGGACATCTGCCATCATTCTTTTACGTGACATTTCCATTTGTATTCTTCTAATACGACCTTTTACTTGAGGATCTCCATCCATATTTTTAAATTCATCTTTAATATCTTGCTTACTCATACGTAAAGATTTCATATAATAATGTCTTGTAAAATAAAAATCCATTATAGCAAAAATTATTATAATAAGTAGTATTGCTGCTAAAAAGAAAAATATTACCTCAATCATAGAAGCTATTGAAGCTGAAGTTTCTTGATCCATCATTGCAAGAAATTTTTTGTGTGTTAAAATAAATAATATAAACATTACAACAACAATAATTGTAAGTTTTGCGGTAAGTTTTAAAGCCTCAATTCCTTTTTTCAAACCAAAAATATTTCCAAAACCTTTTATTGGATCTAATTTCTGCAAATCAATTTTTAAAGGAGTAGTAATAAAACCAAACTGCATCCAATTTGTAGCAAAAACTAATACCATTATTAAAGCAAATAAGGGAAGTAATGCTGATAAAAAAGTCATTACTGTAGTATATGTAATTGCATAATATACGCTACCGTCCATATCTTGACCAATAAAGCTATAAGAGAACATCATCATTTTTTTAATTTCACTCATTGAATAAGAAGAGAAAAACAATAAATACATTGATCCTAAAGTTAAAATTGCAGCACCTGTAACTTCTGCAGATTTATTTACGTTACCTTCTTTTTTTGCATCTTCAATTTTCTTGTCGGTGGGTTCTTCGGTTTTTTCATCTTCATCAGCCATATTAAACCTCCCTACTCAAATTTTGTTATAAAGTAATTTGTAAAAGCTTCTGTAAAAACTTCCATACCAAGAATTAGAAAAACAAAAATCAATGCAAACTTCAATTGAAAAGTAATAACAAATGGAGAAAAAGAAGGCATTGATTTTGTTCCATAGCCATAATAGACATCCATAATAAAACCAATAAAAAATAATGGTAAAGCAAATGCAAATGCAAATGCAAACATTCTTTTTATTTCATCAATTGCTATTTGAATTCCATCATAGGAAAAGATATCAAAGGTTCCTAAATTAACCATAGAAAAACTTTTAATAAGTATTACTAAAGTAACTTCATACATTCCTGTTTGAAAGAACAATACTATAGCAATCCAATAAAGTAGTCTTGAGACTAATCCTTCCTGTGAACCAGTTGCTGGATCGAACATTGTAGCCATAGATAAAGCAGTTGCAAAACCAACAAACTCACCAATAATCCTAACAGACGCAAATATAATATTTACAAACATTGAAGCAACTAAACCTAAAGTAATTTCTGAAATCAAACCAAGAATAAATGTATCTTCTGTAATAGGAGTAGTGATTTCAACTAAAGGGAATACAAAAATAGTTATGTAAAAAGCAAAAGCTATTCTAATTCTTGTACTAACTGCTGTGTGTCCAAATACAGGCATAAAAGCCACAAAAGAGACAATACGAGCTAATAAAAGTAGAAATTGATATACAATATCTTCATTTAATAAAGATAAAAATGCTTCCATTACATATAGTCTAAGTTTCTATCTTCTGATTCTAAGTTTTTCTCTCTTGATTCTAAAATAGTTTGTGTATCAGATTCATTTGTAAATTGATTTTTAGAATCTTCTTGATTATTTGAATTATTATTATCTTGTTCGCTTGAATTAAAATCTAAATTAAATACTGTATTTTCATCAAATGTTTTATTTAAAGCACTTCTTAAACTATTTTGTCCATCAACAAAAGCATCTAAAGTTGCAGAGTTTGAAATATTTAAACTAATATTTATTCCATTATCTTTATCACTTTTCATAACAATTGCAATATTACCAAGTGCAGCTGGATTTAAATTTATTCTTAATGCAGTAACTGGTGGCTTGTAGTTTTCATACATTCTTCTTGCAATATCTGACATCATTGTTGACATTTGTTGTCTTGCTGCAATAATTCTTGTTTCAATATTTTGAGCTAAGGTAGCACTTACATTTACTGAAACCTCATTATCAGTATTTAGAGTATCATTGTTCAAAATAGCCTTACTAGCTTCTACTGA
This sequence is a window from Poseidonibacter parvus. Protein-coding genes within it:
- a CDS encoding molybdopterin-dependent oxidoreductase, coding for MNSNKKVACPLDCYDACQAEIIDENIKGSKEHFTTNSKLCVNFAQLLKEDYHQSPKFNNEDISLEESLEVLSAKLKDNDASKTLFYEGSGNLGKMQAAVKNFFTQYGSTLTKGSLCDGGGGLGIEQGRGSIVNPPIQKLIDSDVIVVWGRNFSVTSSHMYNLVKDKTFITIDPIKTDIAKKSDIHMQINPKTDYELALLLTRFANMQDIEDEEFLEEHSEGAEWFFDITRNRPVVSYEATTGVSLALVNQFFELIENKKVSFVVGLGVQKYFEGAQIMRCIDSLAAYLGVHKKQAGGVWYLSNSSHGYENQFKVKSSIKNKKVSVAQVDFSSYDLVFIQGANPVVSAPNTKAVIEGLKNSFVVCFTTTYNDTCEYADLIIPASSFLSKADVRLSYGHEYKAISNAIENPKENTISEYKLASVLIEKFGFEALKSEEEILDYYTNKTVEYEEFETFEFIEEVDVEPLYKHKNSTNFYLITAKSKNSLNSQFTIDNHVYLNESSGFKNNDAVKISSSFGEANFTVKLSEDIKSECAFFYAGNKKVNYLTPNKEDEESFSAMFQEVLIEIELSSTL
- a CDS encoding HlyD family secretion protein — translated: MKIFIFCFILVNSLIAGEYYAKLEPIESYTVKSAVSGKVVFSNTKIEGSKANNSVIIEIDSKVNKMDLSQSRNKLKYINDMIAIENNNYKRLNKVSSKSAFEKDTQKLKVINLKSSKADMTIQIENLKDTIKNKKLIEKSNYISNIAVKQGDYVTPGTLLYESKDLSKAKLEFYVPINEVENLKEKAIYLDGKKSDVKINKIYTIADSQHISSYKIQLLVSNIDTFSRLVKIEFK
- a CDS encoding BatD family protein, producing the protein MLIIRFLFLSSIFIISLFSNVELSLPKEVIKGEPLVFSLTISANDIKMPKLDTINSYSVQEISSSTSTNIINNKITRSIRKIYSLYPSKDFEFPSLKFIIDGKEFFTKSQKITLKNSQKTVSPIFDLSLKTNNKDLYVSENFVLTVVFKYKKNSNIVDLSFEKPNFDNFWYKQLPNTKQYEENGFIVQELNFLLFPLKEGILKVNPLKINAQIIDASNSYSLFSNTSSNIKIYSNELEFNVKKLPSNTNLIGKFDIKASVDKSKVKQGEAISYKLVITGNGNIEDIKDIKLNIKNTTIYDNKPKIKAKYEDGKYKGTYTKVFSIIPNDSITIPKIKIEYFDKDLEQVISKYSDEINIVVEKNNEIKKVELLQKAKKEVKEKQVIKIVEKTSQKDRIIFFTLGIIVGMLILGLYFYVINYKRINKSNETSLIKKVKSSNTKDELLKILAVYIKINSSLDELIFKLEEQKDIKIIKKEIIKKLKELKL
- the flhA gene encoding flagellar biosynthesis protein FlhA — encoded protein: MNLRKFLSKDLFIVALFVAILTIIIVPLSKGILDFFLIISLSLSLLILLISLYIQKPADLTTFPTIILILALFRLSLNIATTRSILSEGHNGPDAVSSIISAFGDFVVGGNMVIGVIIFIILVLINFMVVTKGATRVAEVTARFTLDSMPGKQMAIDADLNAGFIDDKQAQQRRKELISEANFYGAMDGSSKFVKGDAVAGIIITLVNLVGGLLIGLFQHDMTAAQSGEIYTILTIGDGLVAQIPALILSTATAIIITRSNMDEDKFANQSINQLIKDSKSLILVGIGMVLFSLIPGFPSGILIVMGLLLVFIGYTIDMINNEKDNAVTRFFKPENAKAKVDDNIDVLKDRKKKAAVPNEEQTIETIMKLEVLELKLGIRLLQLVQGNSELLDKIKAIRKTIATELGFVIPQIRISDDATLAPNEYRLFLKRIPLVSGKVEIEKLLAMGGLGNEKLQGLKVKEPVFNLEATWISPSLKEEALMKGFTVVDAPTIISTHISEIIKKHAEDIITRQDIVNIIDGLKKDFPIVIEEAMKVTSYGALLKVCKDLLHEKIPIVDMLTIVEAIADIAEFTKAPDVLLEHVRSKLFRLITDKFKDADGVLHIITIKPELEQQFIGKLQEQHGVSQLLLSIAEINNLVTKTKELVDQIEVKGFSKVTMVVDPVLRKRISEIYEKFGLQITVLSHAELDSKANFAIEGTLDF
- a CDS encoding flagellar biosynthesis protein FlgL, which gives rise to MINQTEQTLYRLSNLNAEQTRISYQLSTGKVIDKGSEDSSLYSREIYIDDRIRTYEGIQTQIERTTAQNNVSDSTIGEMKALFELAKTEIIKANTDTTSDEGKKAIALNLAGIKENLFDLANTQVEGEYLFAGSDSSVIPFTKDSDGNVTYEGNNIARKISVDDGSYRERGVNGYDVMTYPSSTALSGETLNFKEADTIIDENGDIWKLNAAKTDIEMLKKDGTVDTSVASKAVDSNDGLTPPTYTINDIGSDSGTKFEARSNIFDLIDDLVNTLNKVDSDGNAIDDDTRDALLSENQEKFSESYDALNLAHSELGSKNQMFEISLERVTSKLTQYTILSQEVGAADLTKLAIESAALELTYTSLYSTIQRTNELSLTNFLN
- the fliI gene encoding flagellar protein export ATPase FliI, whose translation is MDIENLINNIDSTNLSIAFGRIKNISTTTITATGLEVAVGDIVKIESVQHLYTVLGMVASISNDDFTIVPFSFIEGFRIYDKVYLQKEGLSIKCGYGLLGRVVNALGEPIDNGGKIKDLEETSAINKLSMPPLERGIIGDRFSTGVKSIDSMLTSGKGQKVGIFAGSGVGKSTLMGMIVKGCEAQIKVVALIGERGREIPEFIHYNLDNKLENTVIIAATSDESALMRKYGAFTAMAVAEFFRDKGHDVLLMMDSVTRFAMAQREIGLSTGEPPVSRGYPPSVFSLLPQLMERAGNNQKGSITAFFTVLVDGDDMNDPIADQSRSILDGHIVLTRELTEQGFYPPINLLKSASRVMDKVVDKEHYNDFLKLKRVLSLIKENEVLVRVGAYKAGMDPELDNAMAKKEQIREFLIQGTDEKYDFNEIVSMFRKVLQ